GATTCAGATGTTAGAAAACCAAGCGAGACGTCAAGCTCAATATAAGAATGATAAAGAAGTGGAGAGTATTTTGGGAAAATGGAGCCTTGCAGTAAGTTCCTAAAGaccaattcttttgtttgtgttGATGCATATTGATGAGTAGAAACATATGATAATTGGGCAAAAATTCAATAGTCTGAGGCAGGTAATGAAGATTGGGATGCTAGCACGCTAACAAAAGAGGAAAATGATGCAAGATTGCAGAAAAAAGTGGATGCACTTATCAAGAGAGAAAGAGCCATGGCATATGCTTATTCTCACCAGGTATATCTATTACCAAATGTTCCTCCTTACCTATTAGTCTTATCTAATTTGAATTGAAATAGTCCGCTTCAATACCATGTAGTTATTGACCGTTTTAGCCCAAGTTTTCCTTGGGTCACACGTACAACCTTAAAACAGATTACATGTATTAGAAACGCAATTAGTAACACTCCCTCTCATTTTCTGACGTGGGATTTAGTTCATTCTTGTTCTCATCGTCATCTTTCAGGATTCCTCATTACTCAAGCTTCCACCCTAGTCCCACCCTCTTAGGACCGGGTCATTACAAGTCCGCCAACTTCTGTTTGGTTTGTCTCCGAACAAACACGGCTCTAATACCAATTGAAACAGTATATTCCAGTACCATGTATATATAGTCCGTTTTGACCCAAGTCTGATTCCTTGAATGTCATTGTCACGGCTTTAACATGTGTATACATGTGTAAGAAACAAAATTTTCTGATATATGTCAGTCATTTCCCTCTCTTTTTCCAacgtgggattcagttcattctcgCTATCCTTTACGCCGCTCCTTACTCAGTCCTTCCACCCCGATGCCATTGCCTTAGACCGGGTCATTACATTCAGTGTGTCTTCTCTTGTTATATACTAAATTTACACATTTTGATATTTTGCTATATGATTGGTGACAGCTATGGAAATCAAGTCCAAAAACTGCACAATCAAGTCTAGCAGATGTTCATTCCAATGGCTTCCCATGGTGGTGGAATTGGTTAGAACGGCAACTACCTCCCACAACTACTCCAGATAACACCAAACTCATAAAGAAGTTCCAACTTACACCATCAAGGCTACAATCTGAACTCAAGCCAAGTCCAAGCCCCCGTCCATCATCAAGCAGCAAGCCGAATTTCGCCTTCGACGCAATGGACACTCCCACACCAAGATCCTCAAAATCAGTTGCATATTTTCCTCCCTCGAGATACGCACGGACGCCTGTCCACAGAACAACTCCGCCCGTCCACAGATCAAGAGCAGCCAATTCTCCATCTCCTTTCAACTTATTGCCATTGAAGGATGATGATAGCATGACAAGCTGTCCGCCATTTTCTGCACCGAACTACATGGCGCCTACAATGTCTGCACGAGCGAAAGCTAGAGCTAACAGTAATCCGAAGGAGAGGTTTCCGGGGACTCCGAGCAGCGAAAAGAGGAGGCTTTCGTTCCCTCTAACGCAAGGTATTGGTTCGTTTAAGTGGAACAAAGGGTCATTTTTCTCTGGAGGAAAGGATTCAAGTTCACAAAGGGGTGTAGATAAGAACCAATCTACTCAATCTATTGGAAATTTGAGTGTTGATTCAACTGTGTCTATGCCTGCAGCTGTTGGAAGAAAACCATTTAACAGATtcgtgtgatttttatttttaacatctttttttcttttttctatacgTTTTTGTTGTGATTTGGTATTGAGTGTATGGTGATATATTGAGATTACTgatttgtattataataaaacaGTAGATATTAGGAATTGATGGTTTGAATGTAACAACTTTGGttttattctgattgatttttACATTCTTTTTCTTCAGTttatttcttgtttttttaGGTGTATTAGTTCCATCAACCAAGATTTTGATTATTCATATTCATATTCAGAAAATTTTGTTATATGGATACGTATCAATATATGATTAGCAGTTATTTAATAcgtattatatattttatacatATTGTTTTGGACTAATTTAATGTCCAATTAAAgtaccattttttattttttaagttccaaaaagaattcattttgacaatgacatttttatactccctccatttctttatataagtcattctagattatttcacacaaattaagaaatatattgtttaactaaaaaaatttcTGTCATATCATTATTGGAGAATAAGCAttgaatattaaaaaacacatgtatcaatagaaaaaatttaatatttgaataaaaaaaaaaaaaaactaaactaaaagttctTAAAATCCTAGAATGAATGATTTATATTTgggaaaaaaaactaatttgctaaGGGAATGGAGGTAGTAATTGATAGACGGTAGGTAGCACATGTTTGGTGGGTAAATTATACCTATGGGCATtaaactttacctattttaacattgtgaccattgaacttcaattcttaagggTATGATcctaaattttacatttttttaacaccggtggccactcaacgcttCGAAACGACCATTGGtagcttcaaaataaaaaaattcgaagagttaatgatattctaaggaactttaattcttgaaattttttgtttgaTGTCAtctaggtgttgtttggttaggagagagtgagtgaatttttagagagaaatctCCAAAAAGTGTGAttcttgaaaataaaaaatgcggtTTTATGGTAAacgtcgttctgaacaactttaatttttgaatattttcattttgaggtcgttaacggtcattttgcagagttagttaaagttgagtggctacCGATGTTAAgaaatgtaaagttcaatagTCATACCGttaattgaagttcagtagccacaatattaaaatgggtaaagttcagtgtccataggtgtaatttaccccatttttgtttttttttttgccacctaataataataataaataataattttattttggaTAATAGTGACACTGTCATTTATGTCAGTTGAGAAAGCCTACATTTAATAGAGATGGAAATCTATTTATGTATTCCATTAAGGATTTAGATATTTTTTGTGATGGAAATCTATTTATGTATTCCATTAAGGATTTAGATATTTTTTGTGGATAATTACTTAAAaggggaaagttcaaataaaacctctttggtttcactaattttcagataaaagcctgtagtttactttttgtcaaaacgaggactgaggtttcgcacttttaataatactattaaaactatctttaacgacctgaaaatgaaaattagtactcgttttgacaaaaagtaaaccacagtcctttatctgaaaattagtgaaaccacatgggttttatttgaactttatccaAAAAAATATTGTCCCATAATTTCAATAATACTGAAGATGCCTGTAAACGTAATCCGGGATTGGCTTTTGCTGGGGCTGATTCGCAATGTTAGCAGAGCTATGGAGGTTGGTTAGGTGGTTTTGGGGTGAAAATTGGATAGTGTACCGTCATGTTAGCAGAGCTATAGGGAGTTCATTTTGGGATGAGGCAAGCGTGGGGAAAAGGCTTCTGAAAGGTTATGGTGGAAGTGGACTTGTACGTCGTAATCAAGCTATTAGCGGTAGTGGGGGACCCTACCATCCATATTCATGGATTACGTAGAGAATTACGAGACAAAAATTGGACCATCTCACTCAAACATATTTATAGAGAAAGCAGCCGTGCTGCTGATTGGTTGGCGAATTTCGCAAGTTCTTATTACTTGGATTTtcatgaatttgatacatttcTGTAGGCTTCCAAGAAACTCTCAATAAAGATTGTTAGGATTCGACTCGCAGTAGAGTTGTTCGTGCTGaaattttaagttattttaCTCTTTCTTTCCGAACCTTGAGCCTTCCatgtaaataaaaaaatgtttggtTTTTTACATCAGTAATGTTTAATAGTATAGTTtaacataattaaatacaaccGGTGAATTTCAGCAAGCATTTGGTTTGACAAAACATAAATTTTGGCACCCGTATACACATTGGGTagagtaataaaaaaaaactcatggcTTATCCAATTTATAAAGTCAAGTTTATGGTATAAAGTTAGGtttgtgatttaaaagtttgtgaACTGGTGTTTGTGTGGTTTACAATTAAAAGACTCATGAATCAatatatcagtaaaaaatacttgtaatttagttaatttacaaaatcaatctcgaTTATTATGTATGGTCtaatttgcaaaaaaaaaaaaaaaaaaaaaaaaaaaaaaaaactcattataCCATGTGTGCTGCTTGTAATATCTTTCAAAGGAGATGTTGTGtctcattcatttgctttaatgGCCATTGATGCAGAACATGGTTAATTTATTGTTCCATTGGCGACTTGCTTGTTTTAGAGCAAATAGAGACATTTTGAGCTTCAAACAACTTGTGGAACATCTGTGTTAGTACCTAAAGACAACTTCATATAAATCTCTTTAGTTAAATCTCCATGAAGAAACACATTGTTGATATCTAGTTATTCGAAATGCCATCTTTTCCTGTATCTAAATTTTGTGATGGATTAACTAAACTGCAATGATATTATTGTAAATACTGAGGCTGCTTATGTgttattttttatcttttaggTTCAAAAATTTAAGGGAAAGTATCTTGTGATTTATCCGGTACAATATAAGTGGTCTTTCACAAATCTTTTAATGAATACGGAAACAATTGATTGAAAACAACATTTTATATGTTATAGTCTTACCATCAACTAAACCATACAATTTATATCCCTTCGTCCCTGCTGAAAagccgctcgtgaacacgatttactggctcggttcgtaaacgagtcaatcttgagcaggccaaagctcggttcgaaagctcgcgagcaagctcgattacaacatttatgaacaaattttagttttgtagaaaactatatagttttgtgttagttcacaaatatctaaacttaatattatttcatttgctattagatgagttcgttcacaaacataataaatgagtaatggacgaactatttgtaagcattttgtttatttattcacgaactttgcttgtgagtttgtttatgtacacaattaaagagttatttgcgagcaaacttcacaaatataattaacaatttactcacaaacaattcatggttagataattttcttaatgaaccaagtccaaaagaggattttgggctcgaaacaagctcgaagctcggctcaagctcgttgagcaagccaaagctcggctcgttaatgttgaaactgttggggtttagtgtcctatagacaattgttctaggatacaaacttaatgtaaattaattgttttttatatcatttgttttaatgagatatatgttttataactatataaaggcaatcccttttaagcactaaataaagtctaataaaaggaaatccgtaagtttatttaaagtgattataaagtgttcatacaagcatgaagtgagactaaactttatgataaactaataaacttaaaaccaccccaagtcaagtgatatgtttgggattgatatatcactgttgagacttgtatgtaacaatgtcttctgtccgacagaaagctgatctcacaagcttcatatatacagatacctggacagttacatagatccgatgaaaagttgttcattaggattggggatccgatttgagataacaggatgggtagattcatcattgtcacatgttcatctcattggtattaataggtataactaatcctcagactcaaaggaatattaattggtattctggattacggaatgtgacgctttgactctggtgtaacacgatccttaatagagatgactctggggtgtgaacagtagacgttgggtatcacaggaagtgattgcgggatcgttatatattggattgagcatttatcactcccgataaatgggagatacatccaaggatcgcttgtggaagactcgactctaaatcctttcaaggtgataacttaagacttgaaatacagatttcacttaacctatctatttgagttgactcggcctgtacaagtaaaatgaacgtctcgctatatgtgacttgacatcacccatagtcataagattcagttcaaggatgtagttgataaaggatcgaattatactgtaactaatacggaaaggttaacgaaagaatcaacctgtcttcttatagctctgggggaatgattacggacttgctaatcacatactctgtacatcattccgttatgcaaagattaaatataattctttgaaaattaatttaataacgttgcatacggctagaagcgataagaacctaatgggtcacacataagacttggaacctaaaagagagatagatgttaattaattgatggaagcccaattgagcacaataaggcccatggaccaagggggggtcgaaattcatgtagttaaatacatgaataattaatttgattttgttaatcctaattagattaggattatgaattaaattaattaagagataaataagtcaggagttttaattagattataatactcttattattatccaataaggttattattattatccttaatatattagatatataatgagataataattaggaattctattccgaattgaattcctattcagtaacctaattctatctaattaaggattagatacaagagattataaatacccctcccctagtgattttcgaaatccctgcTAGCTAATCCCctcttgagattttcgaaatccaccctagtgcaagagagagaaaattcaacacccctagttcgaagacgagatttctctacggcttcctttgatcaattgatttcatctatttcttttatccttgatcttgtgttgattagttagaggaaatctactttggttgctattcaacggttgattctaaattaatcttcccgtgttttatttcgtgtttgggaactcggagaagagttgtgggcacttcattaacaatggtagattgatcatcaaaaggtaattcttcttatccctctttatatgaaataacgattaacggatcctagggttaatggaaataggttaaaaaaatttatatttccgctgctataccttagcctaatttgcAACAGAAACACCTtcccacaagattttgatttgacaaaatcatttaagtttaatccatgattaaagaggcaattaaatttaagtgctttgatttaattgtactaatccgtttgttcaatattgagtataaatataaatgcaaaaagaaataaagaataagacaggatcaagtcagcatgagatcacaagctgagtgaaaggcaaCTCGGCATAAGAAAAGATAAAGTCATCCTTAGAACAACAGCTGAAGAATGAAGCtggtcaaagaagctgagtaaaatagaacttagcatgaaaaaaaaagtaaagtcTGCTTCAGAACAAAGTTGATCCTTGAAAGCTGAGTAAGAAGAACTCAGTATGGGAATTGGCCTACAATAAATCATCGGagtaaagctgagtgattcACAAGTgttccgttagctaaaagacaaatccaacaactgtctgcaccaataataaaaATCTCGGAATTATGCAAATGTCAATTTCGAGAAACATGGGACAACTAAAtttggctaaaagacaaactgtcGCAAGAAGACAACATCTGCagcaagaagacaaatctgacgtctgaagaaatcagaagacaggattggcctgacacctgaagctgaccagaagttgtctcccaaaagagccgttttcgactcaacggacaaataaatttcaaatgatttgttcctcacaattcatctataaaaggaacaAAGATttcatttggaagattgccgattcacaaaaaattacaagtgagaaagatacaaattcaaagcactcaaaacaaaagagaaagcttacaccaaatcttccattctctgtgtaaatgctagattgattatttgtaatcatataaagtgttctttgtcttaaaaggaacaagtgtgtgatcaattgtaatattgagagtgtgcgtgctgagtacttggtattTAGTACGTAGTAGTAGAGAAATCAAAGTGTtaggttgtagcacttagtaggagttgagtagacgaatagaggaaggtactcttgcatattcaacttcctgtaatcggtttgtgctctacccttaaagagctcagtattggattctaaaagcccggaggactctggggactagacgtaggcagagaggccgaaccaggataagtgatactgagtaatttctaactctctcaaatatatatatatatatatatatatgtgtgtgtgtgtgtgtgcgcTTGTtttgattgttatatttactcggcatataaactgttagaagctgacactgagtaaattggagtgctgagttggaaactgaccacacgagtgtcaattcccaactctcaagtaaaacagttttagtcaacatctgactaaagctgtcttacgctaagttcggccaagctgaccaaagctgagttaatcaacttattgaaataattaagtcagcaagattaattagtgaaaaagttatattagttcctaacccctcccccccgttggaactaatcacacgggaccaacagttaattttatagcaagctcggctcgggctcgagctcgtgaATTTTATagtgagccgagcttgaacaggccaaagctcggctcagctcgattacagccctagctGAAAAGCCAATAGACAACTATATGTTTCTTAGAATCAAACTTTGTTCTCTGTTTATGGGTGGCTCTAGGGAGAGCCGGTCTAGGCACCCACCTAGAGCCTCCTATTTAGGATTAGGAGGGCCTCTAATCCGAGAATATGGTGGACTGAGTTAAATGAacccaacaaaataaaaatgaaatg
The window above is part of the Euphorbia lathyris chromosome 3, ddEupLath1.1, whole genome shotgun sequence genome. Proteins encoded here:
- the LOC136222359 gene encoding protein IQ-DOMAIN 14 — translated: MGKKGSWFSAIKKVFLPHSKDKVANESDKKSTKEKKKGKLRHGDTNSFIPLFREPSSIEKILDEAEREHKLVFRPPTPPEQPKTPLFVPRAASPRNRVTSPKAAAASPRVASPRVASPRPPSPKNVHRNYRPEPTLRNQHASATKIQAAYRGYNARRSFRALKGLVRLQGVVRGQSVKRQTMNAMKYMQMLVRVQSQIQSRRIQMLENQARRQAQYKNDKEVESILGKWSLASEAGNEDWDASTLTKEENDARLQKKVDALIKRERAMAYAYSHQLWKSSPKTAQSSLADVHSNGFPWWWNWLERQLPPTTTPDNTKLIKKFQLTPSRLQSELKPSPSPRPSSSSKPNFAFDAMDTPTPRSSKSVAYFPPSRYARTPVHRTTPPVHRSRAANSPSPFNLLPLKDDDSMTSCPPFSAPNYMAPTMSARAKARANSNPKERFPGTPSSEKRRLSFPLTQGIGSFKWNKGSFFSGGKDSSSQRGVDKNQSTQSIGNLSVDSTVSMPAAVGRKPFNRFV